The proteins below are encoded in one region of Pacificitalea manganoxidans:
- a CDS encoding NAD-dependent succinate-semialdehyde dehydrogenase produces MIPDARPAPAFTLEDKRLMRHFSYVGGKWVGGEAHFAVTDPATGHVVGEVARLDGSGATAAVDAAQAAFPVWSGMLPQERSAILRRWFELMQQHKEDLSRIMTAEQGKPLSESRGEIDYAASFVEFYAEEAKRPNIEGVTSHLPDAEVELWREPVGVAALVTPWNFPAAMLTRKAGAALAAGCTVVAHPSAETPFSALALAELAERAGLPAGVFNVVTGHAPEIVEPWTEDPRVRLLSFTGSTEVGRLLYRQSAATVKTLVMELGGHAPLIVFDGADLDRAVTEAIKAKFATSGQDCLAANRIYVQRDVYDAFCARFAKATQALSVGAGFDDPDIGPLMNERAVAKQEEQVADALARGARLLCGGERLAQGPLFYAPTVLADVPDDALIFREETFGPVAAIAPFDTEEEVIARANDTEYGLVAYLHAADPRRIYRVARALQFGMVAVNRTKVTGAPIPFGGTKQSGLGREGARLGMEPFTEVKYVCRDWG; encoded by the coding sequence ATGATCCCCGATGCCCGCCCCGCCCCGGCCTTTACGCTCGAAGACAAACGTTTGATGCGCCATTTCAGCTATGTCGGCGGCAAATGGGTCGGCGGCGAAGCGCATTTCGCCGTGACCGATCCCGCGACCGGGCATGTGGTGGGTGAGGTTGCGCGGTTGGACGGCTCCGGCGCCACCGCTGCCGTCGACGCGGCGCAGGCGGCGTTTCCGGTGTGGTCGGGGATGTTGCCGCAGGAGCGCTCCGCCATTCTGCGCCGGTGGTTCGAATTGATGCAGCAGCATAAGGAAGACCTGTCGCGCATCATGACCGCCGAGCAGGGTAAGCCGCTGTCGGAAAGCCGGGGTGAGATCGACTATGCCGCCTCCTTCGTCGAATTCTACGCCGAGGAGGCCAAGCGCCCGAATATCGAAGGCGTCACCAGCCATCTGCCTGATGCGGAGGTGGAGCTGTGGCGCGAGCCGGTCGGTGTGGCGGCGCTGGTCACCCCGTGGAATTTTCCCGCCGCAATGCTGACGCGCAAGGCCGGCGCGGCGTTGGCGGCGGGCTGCACCGTGGTCGCGCACCCTTCGGCAGAGACGCCGTTTTCTGCGCTGGCGCTGGCCGAACTGGCCGAGCGGGCGGGCCTGCCTGCGGGCGTGTTCAACGTGGTCACCGGCCACGCGCCCGAGATCGTGGAGCCGTGGACCGAAGATCCCCGCGTGCGGCTTTTGTCCTTTACCGGCTCGACCGAGGTGGGGCGGCTGCTCTACCGGCAATCGGCGGCGACGGTAAAAACGCTGGTGATGGAACTGGGCGGACATGCCCCGCTCATCGTGTTTGACGGGGCCGATCTGGACCGCGCCGTGACCGAGGCGATCAAGGCGAAATTCGCCACTTCCGGGCAGGACTGCCTCGCCGCGAACCGGATCTATGTGCAGCGCGATGTCTATGACGCGTTTTGCGCGCGGTTTGCGAAGGCGACGCAGGCGCTGTCGGTGGGTGCGGGCTTTGACGATCCTGATATCGGCCCGCTGATGAATGAACGCGCCGTGGCCAAGCAGGAAGAGCAGGTGGCCGACGCGCTGGCCCGCGGCGCGCGGCTGCTTTGCGGGGGCGAGCGTCTGGCGCAGGGGCCGCTGTTCTACGCGCCGACGGTGCTGGCCGATGTGCCCGACGATGCGCTGATCTTCCGCGAGGAGACCTTCGGCCCCGTCGCCGCCATCGCGCCCTTTGATACCGAGGAGGAGGTCATCGCCCGCGCCAATGACACCGAATACGGTCTGGTCGCCTATCTGCACGCCGCCGATCCGCGCCGCATCTACCGAGTGGCGCGCGCGCTGCAATTCGGCATGGTGGCGGTGAACCGCACCAAGGTGACCGGCGCGCCGATCCCCTTTGGCGGCACCAAGCAATCGGGTCTGGGGCGCGAAGGCGCCCGGCTCGGCATGGAGCCGTTCACCGAGGTCAAATATGTCTGTCGCGACTGGGGCTGA
- a CDS encoding Lrp/AsnC family transcriptional regulator → MRLDDRDLAILRVLSREGRITKTELAERIGLSPTPCWDRLKKLEKAGLIAGYRAEIDLRQLGPSVTVFVACELAGHTAARMRQFEAAVQGYDEITACWALGGGYDYLMQVVTRDIDAYQRLIDELLDAQVGLERYFTYIVTKPVKSAGAPPFDALLGG, encoded by the coding sequence ATCCGCCTCGACGATCGTGACCTCGCCATCCTGCGCGTGCTGTCCCGCGAGGGCCGGATCACCAAGACCGAACTGGCGGAGCGTATCGGCCTGTCGCCGACCCCCTGCTGGGACCGGCTGAAGAAGCTGGAGAAGGCCGGGCTGATCGCGGGCTACCGTGCCGAGATCGATCTGCGGCAATTGGGGCCCTCGGTCACCGTCTTTGTGGCCTGCGAACTGGCCGGGCACACGGCGGCGCGGATGCGGCAATTCGAGGCGGCGGTGCAGGGCTATGACGAGATCACCGCCTGCTGGGCGCTGGGCGGGGGGTATGACTATCTGATGCAGGTCGTGACCCGCGACATCGACGCCTATCAGCGGCTGATCGATGAATTGCTGGACGCGCAGGTCGGGCTGGAGCGGTATTTCACCTATATCGTGACAAAGCCTGTGAAATCCGCCGGTGCGCCCCCCTTTGACGCCTTGCTGGGCGGCTAG
- a CDS encoding M24 family metallopeptidase — protein sequence MSNSVPPFSSAEYDRRLHKTRVAMEARGIDVLIATDPSNQAWLTGYDGWSFYVHQAVILPLEGTPVWWGRNQDTNGAVRTVDLERTAISGYPDNYVQSTERHPMQHLARRLKMMGYENARIGVEMENYYFSAKAYTTLLTELPQAEIVDATALVNWQRTVKSMEEIAFMRKAAAITQKIQNFALERAEPGMRKNDLAAEITAEAIRGVGDDWGDYPAIVPLLPSGTDAAAPHLTWNGDVMKTGEATFFELSGCYRRYHAPLSRTVFLGKPPAFLERAEAALIEGLEAGLAAARPGNRACDIANALGDAMDRAGIDRGARCGYPVGLSYPPDWGERTISLRPEDETILQPGMTFHFMPGIWMEDWGLEITESILIRHAGPAETFCKIPRKIFVKD from the coding sequence ATGTCGAACAGTGTCCCGCCCTTCTCCAGCGCAGAATATGACCGCCGCCTGCATAAGACGCGCGTCGCGATGGAGGCGCGCGGCATCGACGTGCTCATTGCCACCGACCCCTCGAACCAAGCGTGGCTGACGGGCTATGACGGCTGGTCGTTCTATGTTCATCAGGCGGTCATTTTGCCGCTGGAGGGCACACCTGTCTGGTGGGGCCGCAACCAAGACACAAACGGCGCGGTGCGCACCGTCGATCTGGAGCGCACGGCCATCTCCGGCTATCCCGACAACTACGTTCAATCGACCGAACGCCACCCGATGCAGCATCTGGCGCGACGGCTGAAGATGATGGGCTATGAGAACGCCCGCATCGGGGTGGAGATGGAAAATTACTACTTCTCCGCCAAGGCCTACACCACGCTGCTCACCGAACTGCCGCAGGCGGAGATCGTCGATGCCACCGCGCTGGTGAACTGGCAGCGCACGGTGAAATCGATGGAAGAAATCGCCTTCATGCGCAAGGCCGCCGCCATCACCCAGAAGATCCAGAATTTCGCGCTGGAACGGGCCGAGCCGGGCATGCGCAAAAATGACCTTGCCGCCGAAATCACCGCCGAGGCAATCCGCGGCGTGGGCGACGATTGGGGCGACTATCCCGCCATCGTGCCTTTGCTGCCCTCGGGCACCGATGCCGCCGCGCCGCACCTAACGTGGAATGGCGATGTGATGAAAACGGGCGAGGCCACGTTTTTTGAACTGTCGGGCTGCTATCGCCGCTATCACGCGCCGCTGTCGCGCACCGTGTTTCTGGGCAAGCCGCCCGCGTTTCTGGAGCGCGCCGAGGCTGCGCTGATCGAGGGGCTGGAGGCCGGGCTTGCCGCCGCGCGCCCCGGCAACCGCGCCTGCGACATCGCCAACGCGCTGGGCGATGCGATGGACCGTGCGGGCATCGACCGGGGCGCGCGCTGCGGCTATCCCGTCGGCCTGAGCTACCCGCCGGACTGGGGGGAGCGCACGATTTCCCTGCGCCCCGAGGACGAGACCATCCTGCAACCCGGCATGACATTCCACTTCATGCCCGGTATCTGGATGGAGGATTGGGGGCTGGAGATCACCGAAAGCATCCTGATCCGCCATGCCGGCCCGGCTGAAACCTTCTGCAAGATCCCGCGCAAGATTTTCGTCAAGGACTGA
- the argE gene encoding acetylornithine deacetylase, producing MPETTAPTATDPSATAHPALAETQRILSRLIAFPSVSSDSNSDLIAWLAGHLEASGARCEILESPDGRKANLWATIGPDRPGGIVLSGHSDVVPVADQDWTTDPFEMREADGLLYGRGACDMKGFIAACVAMAPHFAAAIGDRPDARPVHFAFTYDEEVGCIGAAHLVEILRTRPHRPDIAIIGEPTMMKVIEGHKGIYECCARFTGLEGHGSAPDKGVSAVEYATRYVSRLLGLREELRGRAPADSRFDPPWSTVNIGVLHGGAAHNIIPGKAVVEWEMRPVQQSDRDLVVDALADLVPRLDAEMKRTHPGAGILSEVVGEVAGLEPMDDNAARDLVFALTGANSAETVAFCTEAGLFQSMGMDAVICGPGSIEQAHKPDEYVSLSQMSQCLDMLEGLALKL from the coding sequence ATGCCCGAGACAACGGCCCCGACCGCAACTGATCCCTCCGCCACCGCGCATCCCGCATTGGCCGAGACACAGCGCATCCTGTCCCGGCTGATCGCCTTTCCTTCGGTGTCGAGCGACAGCAACAGCGATCTCATCGCATGGCTCGCCGGTCATCTGGAGGCCAGCGGCGCGCGGTGTGAAATCCTCGAAAGCCCGGACGGGCGCAAAGCCAATCTATGGGCCACGATCGGGCCTGACCGCCCCGGCGGGATTGTGCTGTCGGGCCATTCCGATGTGGTCCCCGTGGCCGATCAGGACTGGACGACCGACCCGTTCGAGATGCGCGAAGCGGACGGTTTACTCTATGGGCGAGGGGCCTGCGACATGAAGGGCTTCATCGCCGCCTGCGTCGCGATGGCCCCGCATTTCGCCGCGGCAATCGGCGACCGCCCCGACGCGCGCCCGGTGCATTTCGCCTTCACCTATGACGAAGAGGTCGGCTGCATTGGCGCCGCGCATCTGGTCGAGATCCTGCGCACCCGCCCGCATCGCCCCGACATCGCCATCATCGGCGAGCCGACCATGATGAAGGTGATCGAAGGCCATAAGGGCATCTACGAATGCTGCGCCCGCTTCACCGGGCTGGAGGGTCACGGCTCCGCCCCCGACAAAGGCGTAAGCGCGGTGGAATACGCGACGCGCTATGTGTCGCGCCTGCTGGGACTGCGCGAGGAATTGCGCGGCCGCGCGCCCGCCGACAGCCGGTTCGATCCGCCGTGGAGCACCGTCAATATCGGCGTTCTGCATGGCGGTGCCGCGCATAACATCATCCCCGGCAAAGCGGTGGTGGAATGGGAAATGCGCCCCGTGCAGCAATCCGACCGCGATCTCGTGGTGGATGCGCTGGCCGATTTGGTCCCCCGCCTCGACGCCGAGATGAAGCGCACCCATCCCGGCGCGGGCATCCTGTCCGAAGTGGTGGGGGAGGTCGCGGGGCTGGAGCCGATGGACGACAACGCCGCCCGCGATCTGGTCTTTGCGCTGACGGGCGCGAATTCCGCCGAAACCGTCGCATTCTGCACCGAGGCGGGGTTGTTTCAATCGATGGGCATGGACGCGGTGATCTGCGGGCCCGGCTCCATCGAGCAGGCGCATAAGCCCGATGAATACGTCTCGCTCAGCCAGATGTCGCAATGTCTCGACATGCTCGAAGGGCTGGCACTGAAACTGTGA
- a CDS encoding rhomboid family intramembrane serine protease translates to MSDHTSPFNAIPPVVLLLTAGLALPELLFWASKSGLVPGARGGDDMRLFALQRFAFSGELMDRMRAAGQYPFAGMIRLISYPFVHASFTQMVFAAVFVLALGKMVGEVFSQMAVAVIFFASAICGALIYTLLLDDPRPLIGGFPAAYGLIGAYTFILWVGYGAVGQNQYRAFSLIGFLLAIQLVFGLLFGGGNDWVAELGGFVTGLILSIPLSPHGTRRLLEALRRR, encoded by the coding sequence ATGTCCGATCACACCTCTCCGTTCAATGCCATTCCGCCGGTCGTTCTGCTGCTGACGGCAGGGCTTGCACTGCCGGAACTGCTGTTCTGGGCATCGAAATCGGGGCTGGTTCCGGGCGCGCGAGGCGGCGATGACATGCGGCTTTTCGCGTTGCAGCGCTTTGCGTTTTCGGGGGAGTTGATGGACCGGATGCGCGCTGCGGGGCAGTATCCGTTCGCGGGCATGATCCGGCTGATCAGCTACCCGTTCGTGCATGCAAGCTTCACCCAGATGGTGTTTGCGGCGGTGTTCGTGCTGGCGCTGGGAAAGATGGTGGGCGAGGTGTTTTCGCAGATGGCCGTCGCGGTGATTTTCTTTGCCTCCGCCATTTGCGGCGCGCTGATCTATACCCTGCTGCTGGACGATCCGCGCCCGCTGATCGGCGGATTCCCGGCGGCCTACGGGCTGATCGGGGCGTATACCTTCATCCTGTGGGTGGGCTATGGCGCCGTGGGGCAGAACCAGTATCGGGCGTTTTCGCTGATCGGGTTTTTGCTGGCGATCCAACTGGTGTTCGGGCTGCTGTTTGGCGGGGGCAATGACTGGGTGGCGGAACTGGGCGGCTTCGTCACCGGGCTGATCCTGTCCATCCCGCTAAGCCCGCACGGCACCCGCCGTCTGCTGGAGGCGCTGCGCCGCCGCTGA
- the trpS gene encoding tryptophan--tRNA ligase, protein MSDQQAPSPHQTVPTTGATPRVFSGIQPSGGLTLGNYLGALKRFADAQDRGIETLYCMVDMHAITVWQDPANLTRATRELCAGFIASGVDPEKSILFNQSQVAAHAQLAWVFNCVARMGWMKRMTQWKDKAGKNAENASLGLFAYPALMAADILVYHATHVPVGEDQKQHLELTRDIAIKFNNDFGTDFFPVPEPVIEGAATRVMSLRDGSKKMSKSDPSDMSRINLTDDADTIAKKIRKAKTDPEPLPEGPDGLAERPEARNLVNIYAALTDQTVAEVMAEQGGKPFSEFKPLLADLAVAKLAPISTEMARLMQDTSEIDAILRRGAERANAIAEPILQRTYDIVGMVR, encoded by the coding sequence ATGTCGGATCAACAGGCCCCCTCCCCCCACCAGACCGTTCCCACCACAGGCGCCACGCCGCGGGTGTTCTCGGGTATCCAGCCTTCGGGCGGGCTGACGCTGGGCAACTATCTGGGCGCGCTGAAACGGTTCGCCGACGCGCAGGACCGCGGGATCGAGACGCTGTATTGCATGGTCGACATGCACGCGATCACCGTGTGGCAGGATCCCGCCAATCTGACCCGCGCCACGCGGGAACTGTGCGCCGGGTTCATCGCCTCCGGCGTGGATCCGGAAAAATCGATCCTGTTCAATCAAAGTCAGGTCGCCGCGCACGCGCAACTCGCCTGGGTGTTCAACTGCGTCGCCCGCATGGGCTGGATGAAGCGCATGACCCAGTGGAAGGACAAGGCAGGCAAGAACGCCGAAAACGCCTCGCTGGGGCTGTTCGCCTATCCCGCGCTGATGGCTGCCGACATCTTGGTATATCACGCCACCCACGTCCCGGTGGGCGAGGACCAGAAGCAGCATCTGGAACTGACCCGCGACATCGCGATCAAGTTCAACAACGACTTCGGCACGGATTTCTTCCCCGTCCCGGAGCCGGTGATCGAGGGCGCCGCCACGCGGGTGATGAGCCTGCGCGACGGGTCCAAGAAGATGTCAAAATCCGATCCATCGGATATGAGCCGCATCAACCTGACCGACGATGCCGACACCATCGCCAAGAAGATCCGCAAGGCCAAGACCGATCCCGAGCCCCTGCCCGAAGGCCCCGATGGGTTGGCCGAGCGCCCCGAGGCGCGCAACTTGGTCAATATCTACGCCGCGCTGACCGATCAGACCGTGGCCGAGGTCATGGCCGAACAGGGTGGTAAGCCGTTTTCGGAATTCAAGCCGCTGCTGGCCGATCTGGCGGTGGCAAAGCTTGCGCCGATCTCGACCGAAATGGCCCGGCTGATGCAGGACACGTCCGAAATCGACGCGATCCTGCGCCGCGGGGCGGAGCGGGCAAACGCGATTGCGGAGCCGATCCTGCAACGCACCTACGACATCGTCGGCATGGTGCGCTGA
- a CDS encoding VOC family protein yields the protein MSHLAPPATRIGHVHLKVADLDRALRFYRDVLGFEVTQRYGAQAAFLSAGGYHHHIGLNTWDSAGATPPPPGHTGLYHTAFLYPDRASLGAVLARVLAAGFALDGAADHGVSEAVYLRDPDGNGVELYRDRAEADWPRDPDGSLAMTNRALDLEALLAEAG from the coding sequence ATGTCCCACCTTGCCCCGCCCGCCACGCGTATCGGCCATGTTCACCTGAAGGTCGCGGATCTGGACCGGGCGCTGCGCTTTTATCGCGATGTGCTCGGCTTTGAGGTGACACAGCGCTACGGGGCGCAGGCCGCGTTCCTGAGCGCCGGCGGCTATCATCATCACATCGGGCTCAACACATGGGACAGCGCGGGCGCCACCCCACCCCCGCCGGGGCATACGGGCCTCTATCACACTGCGTTCCTTTATCCAGACCGGGCTTCGCTTGGCGCCGTGCTGGCGCGGGTTCTGGCGGCGGGGTTCGCGCTCGACGGCGCGGCGGATCACGGCGTGAGCGAAGCGGTCTATCTGCGCGACCCCGATGGCAACGGGGTGGAGCTTTACCGCGACCGCGCGGAGGCCGACTGGCCGCGCGACCCGGATGGCAGTCTGGCGATGACGAACCGGGCGCTGGATCTCGAAGCGCTGCTGGCGGAGGCTGGCTGA
- the metK gene encoding methionine adenosyltransferase → MTRQNYVFTSESVSEGHPDKVCDRISDAILDAFLEAEPNARVACETFATTDRVVIGGEVGLSDKDKLRDYMGRIEDIARNCIRDIGYEQEKFHWQTCQIDNLLHEQSAHIAQGVDRDGAGDQGIMFGYACDETDALMPAPILYAHAILKRLAEARKSGEAPDLRPDAKSQVTLRYENGRPVEVTSVVLSTQHADASQSSEDIKAIVAPYIRDTLPDGWISNNTEWWVNPTGTFVIGGPDGDAGLTGRKIIVDTYGGAAPHGGGAFSGKDPTKVDRSAAYAARYLAKNVVASGMAGKCSIQLSYAIGVAKPLSIYADTYGTGEVSEEQIEKAIAQVMDLTPRGIREHLSLNRPIYERTAAYGHFGRAPEADGGFSWERTDLIDALKKAV, encoded by the coding sequence ATGACACGACAGAACTACGTCTTTACCTCCGAATCCGTTTCGGAGGGCCACCCGGACAAGGTCTGCGACCGCATTTCCGATGCTATCCTCGACGCCTTTCTGGAGGCCGAGCCGAACGCCCGCGTCGCCTGCGAGACCTTTGCCACCACAGATCGCGTCGTGATCGGCGGCGAAGTGGGCCTGTCGGACAAGGACAAGCTCCGCGATTATATGGGCCGGATCGAAGACATCGCCCGCAACTGCATCCGTGACATTGGCTACGAGCAGGAGAAGTTCCACTGGCAGACCTGCCAGATCGACAACCTGCTGCACGAGCAATCCGCGCATATCGCCCAAGGTGTCGACCGCGACGGCGCGGGCGATCAGGGCATCATGTTCGGCTATGCCTGCGATGAGACCGACGCGCTGATGCCCGCGCCGATCCTCTATGCCCATGCGATCCTGAAGCGGCTGGCCGAGGCGCGCAAATCCGGCGAAGCGCCCGATCTGCGCCCCGATGCCAAGAGCCAGGTCACCCTGCGCTATGAAAATGGCCGCCCGGTGGAGGTCACCTCGGTCGTGCTGTCGACGCAGCATGCGGATGCTTCCCAGTCGAGCGAGGATATCAAGGCCATCGTCGCGCCCTATATCCGCGACACGCTGCCCGATGGCTGGATTTCGAACAACACCGAATGGTGGGTCAACCCGACCGGCACCTTTGTCATCGGCGGGCCTGATGGGGACGCGGGCCTGACCGGGCGCAAGATCATCGTCGACACCTATGGCGGCGCGGCCCCGCATGGTGGTGGCGCGTTCTCGGGCAAAGACCCGACCAAGGTCGACCGCTCCGCCGCCTATGCCGCGCGCTATCTGGCGAAGAACGTGGTCGCGTCGGGCATGGCCGGCAAATGCTCGATCCAGCTGTCCTACGCGATTGGCGTGGCAAAGCCGCTGTCGATCTACGCCGACACCTATGGCACCGGCGAAGTCTCCGAAGAGCAGATCGAGAAGGCCATCGCGCAGGTCATGGACCTGACCCCGCGCGGCATCCGCGAGCATCTGAGCCTGAACCGCCCGATCTACGAGCGCACGGCGGCCTATGGCCATTTCGGCCGCGCGCCCGAGGCCGATGGCGGTTTCAGCTGGGAACGCACCGACCTGATCGACGCGCTGAAGAAAGCGGTCTGA
- the lnt gene encoding apolipoprotein N-acyltransferase: MTETSDATLPRRSLRDRITRVWAGRWSGSAFAGILGLGMATGQAPVSWPWLALPALAVALLLISADPDPRRATWRGWWLGTGYFAGALFWIVEPFLIDAARHGFMAPFALAFLSGGLALLWSLAFALAARAGSPARRAAWAVLLLTLIEMSREWLMTGFPWALLGYIWTDSPQLQLASLLGPHALTFVTLIAAALPAMLGLRRGVVAGLLVALVPGLWGMVRLAQPVLPAADAPIVRLIQPNVAQSLKWDSELMSVFFERQLDMTAAAPPPGQPVPDLVVWPETAVAYRMTPGEGAMAAVTRAAGGTPVALGLLRWWGDDALNSLAVIDGQGQFDTIYDKHHLVPFGEYLPFQSLADRLGITAMTGISGFARGPGPQLIDMGGRLGTALPLICYEAIFPHDLRDAPGRADWILQVTNDAWFGRISGPWQHLAQARVRAVEQGLPFLRAANTGVSAVIDAHGNVLSRLELNQQGLLDAPLPPALPPTVFVRWGNWPLLALCAIWLLGCVVAGRRGARRYANDR, translated from the coding sequence ATGACCGAAACGTCCGACGCCACGCTGCCGCGCCGATCCCTGCGCGACCGGATCACCCGTGTCTGGGCCGGGCGCTGGAGCGGTTCGGCCTTCGCCGGGATATTGGGTCTGGGCATGGCGACGGGGCAGGCGCCGGTCAGTTGGCCTTGGCTGGCGCTGCCCGCATTGGCTGTGGCGTTGCTGCTGATCTCCGCCGATCCCGATCCGCGGCGCGCCACATGGCGGGGCTGGTGGCTTGGCACCGGCTATTTTGCGGGCGCGCTGTTCTGGATTGTCGAGCCGTTCCTGATCGATGCCGCGCGCCACGGATTCATGGCGCCCTTTGCGCTGGCGTTTCTGTCGGGGGGGCTGGCCTTGCTATGGTCGCTGGCCTTTGCGCTTGCGGCGCGAGCGGGGAGCCCGGCGCGGCGCGCGGCATGGGCCGTGCTGCTGCTGACATTGATCGAAATGTCGCGCGAATGGCTGATGACCGGGTTCCCTTGGGCCTTGCTGGGCTACATCTGGACCGACAGTCCGCAGCTGCAGCTGGCCTCGCTTCTGGGGCCGCATGCGCTGACCTTCGTGACGCTGATCGCGGCGGCGCTGCCAGCCATGCTGGGCCTGCGACGCGGTGTGGTCGCCGGGCTGCTGGTGGCGCTGGTGCCGGGGCTGTGGGGGATGGTGCGTTTGGCGCAGCCGGTGCTGCCCGCCGCCGATGCGCCCATCGTGCGCCTGATCCAGCCCAATGTGGCGCAGAGCCTTAAATGGGACAGCGAATTGATGTCGGTGTTCTTTGAGCGGCAGCTGGACATGACCGCCGCCGCACCCCCGCCGGGGCAGCCGGTGCCCGATCTGGTGGTCTGGCCCGAAACCGCCGTGGCCTATCGCATGACACCGGGCGAAGGCGCGATGGCTGCGGTGACCCGTGCAGCGGGCGGCACGCCCGTGGCGCTGGGGTTGCTGCGCTGGTGGGGGGATGACGCGCTCAACAGTCTTGCCGTGATAGACGGGCAGGGGCAGTTCGACACGATCTACGATAAACACCATCTGGTGCCCTTCGGCGAATACCTGCCGTTCCAAAGTCTGGCCGATCGGCTGGGCATCACCGCGATGACCGGCATCTCGGGCTTTGCCCGTGGTCCGGGGCCGCAGCTGATCGACATGGGCGGGCGGCTGGGCACCGCGCTGCCGCTGATCTGCTACGAGGCGATTTTCCCGCATGATCTGCGCGATGCGCCGGGGCGGGCGGACTGGATTTTGCAGGTCACCAACGACGCGTGGTTCGGGCGCATTTCCGGGCCGTGGCAGCATCTGGCGCAGGCCCGCGTGCGCGCGGTGGAACAGGGGCTTCCGTTTCTGCGGGCCGCCAATACTGGCGTGTCGGCGGTGATCGACGCGCATGGCAATGTGCTGTCGCGGCTGGAGCTGAACCAGCAGGGGCTGCTGGATGCGCCGCTGCCGCCCGCGCTGCCGCCCACGGTCTTTGTGCGCTGGGGCAACTGGCCGCTGCTGGCGCTTTGCGCGATCTGGCTTCTGGGCTGCGTCGTGGCCGGACGGCGTGGCGCACGACGGTATGCAAACGACCGTTGA
- a CDS encoding hemolysin family protein, which produces MGDDIDGSSSAAHGAQDPDTAERKGLFNRLFDAFNPADEETEAGEDDHPPARKFTQGNALSSVLPGLGNLRRMRVEDVAIPKVEIEAVPVDISREDLVGVFRDSGLTRLPVFDGTLDTPVGMIHLKDFALRHGFNGHSPDFSVRPMLRPLLYAPPSMPIGVLLQKMQTERMHMALVIDEYGGVDGLVTIEDLIEQVIGEIEDEHDVAEDALWVQEKPGCYLALARTPLDEFEAEIGVSLADAEDQEEIDTLGGLVFMLTGRIPTRGEVVPHESGAQIEVVDADPRRIKRLRVRLPSAAVTA; this is translated from the coding sequence ATGGGCGACGATATAGACGGGTCTTCTAGCGCGGCGCATGGCGCGCAGGATCCCGATACCGCGGAACGCAAAGGTCTGTTCAACAGGCTGTTCGACGCGTTCAACCCCGCGGACGAGGAGACAGAGGCCGGCGAGGATGATCATCCTCCGGCCCGCAAATTCACCCAGGGCAATGCGCTCTCTTCGGTTTTGCCGGGGCTTGGAAATCTGCGCCGGATGCGTGTCGAGGATGTCGCAATCCCGAAAGTCGAGATCGAAGCGGTCCCGGTCGACATCAGCCGCGAGGATCTGGTGGGCGTGTTCCGAGACAGCGGCCTGACCCGGCTGCCTGTCTTCGATGGCACGCTGGATACGCCCGTGGGCATGATCCATCTGAAGGATTTCGCGCTGCGCCACGGCTTTAACGGCCATTCCCCCGATTTTTCGGTGCGCCCGATGCTGAGACCGCTGCTTTATGCGCCGCCGTCGATGCCAATCGGCGTGCTGCTGCAAAAGATGCAGACCGAGCGGATGCATATGGCGCTGGTCATCGACGAGTATGGCGGTGTGGACGGTCTGGTCACCATCGAGGATCTGATCGAACAGGTCATCGGCGAGATCGAGGACGAACACGATGTCGCCGAAGATGCGCTGTGGGTGCAGGAAAAGCCCGGCTGCTATCTGGCGCTGGCCCGCACGCCGCTGGACGAGTTCGAGGCCGAAATCGGTGTGAGCCTTGCCGATGCCGAAGATCAGGAGGAGATCGACACGCTGGGCGGGCTGGTCTTTATGCTGACCGGGCGCATCCCGACGCGCGGCGAGGTCGTGCCTCATGAAAGCGGTGCGCAGATCGAGGTGGTCGATGCCGATCCCCGGCGGATCAAGCGGCTGCGCGTGCGGCTGCCCAGTGCGGCGGTGACGGCATGA
- the ybeY gene encoding rRNA maturation RNase YbeY: MTETVDCLIEAEGWQDVDLPALAERAVAATLAHLALDADCEVSLIGCDDARIAALNAEFRGKPTPTNVLSWPAEERAADSPGGVPDLPEPDLPGMPIELGDIAIALETCMREAAEAGRPLSDHVTHLIIHACLHLLGYDHETDPDAALMEGIEVEILGKLGLPDPY, from the coding sequence ATGACCGAAACCGTGGATTGCCTGATTGAGGCCGAGGGCTGGCAGGATGTGGACCTGCCCGCGCTGGCCGAACGTGCGGTGGCCGCGACGCTGGCGCATCTGGCGCTCGATGCGGACTGCGAAGTGTCGCTCATCGGCTGCGATGATGCGCGGATCGCCGCCCTGAACGCCGAATTTCGCGGCAAACCTACGCCGACCAACGTGCTGAGTTGGCCCGCCGAGGAACGCGCCGCCGACAGCCCCGGCGGGGTGCCCGATCTGCCCGAGCCGGACCTGCCGGGCATGCCGATCGAGCTGGGCGATATCGCGATTGCACTGGAAACCTGCATGCGGGAGGCCGCCGAGGCGGGCCGCCCGCTCAGCGACCATGTGACCCATCTGATTATTCATGCCTGCCTGCATTTGCTGGGCTATGACCATGAAACTGACCCCGATGCCGCGTTGATGGAAGGAATCGAGGTCGAAATACTTGGCAAATTGGGTCTGCCGGACCCATATTGA